The stretch of DNA gcagccggcgccgctggtggcgctgctgctgcaacgactggtccgccagaatgcggctccccacgaccccggttcttcttcttctaatatgtacatacacatgcatgcataatAATAACCACATTTATAGAGTATTTATTTAAAGAAGATGCATGCATGCGATGGATCACTTCCAAGACTGAGCAGCAGCTCTTTTTCGCGCCAAGAACATGACGAGTCGCGGGAAGAAGGTCGTCTTCCTCTGCCTCGCATCCGCATCCGCATCCgcatccgcctccgcctccgccgtcgaCCCCATCAACTCGGTCCTCGGCATGTACCCTCCTCTCGGGCTCAGTATGTGAGGATTCCCGCGCCCGTCGTCGAGCACGGAGATCTCCGCGAGCCCCTTCCCCGTGCGGGGCGACGACGAGCTCTCGccatcgccgcgccgctgcggaTCGTGCTCGGCATGCCACTGCCTCAGCTCCCGCTCCGCCGAAAGCTTGTCGAACTCCGCCTCCTCGGCCTCCAGCGTCGCCGCCTCCAGCGCTTGCcgcctctgctccgtctgcCTCTCCTGCTTCGCCAGCTTCTCCAGGCTGCGCACCTCCGCGTCCTTGGCTTCCTTGATCAGCTTCACCGCCTCCATCACCCGCTTCCCGGCCTTCTCCTCCGTCTCCCGCGCTCGCCGGCTCAGCTCCTCGTACTCCTCCACCGCCAGCGTCACGCCCCCTGCTTCTTCGACGGCCTTGCTCTGCATCTGTTGTGACTTGTTCGATGGCTGCACTAGCGCGGCCGCCGTTGCCGTGGCCACCTCCTCCGACGTGGTGGCCGCGAGTATCTCCCGCTTCACCGCCTCCAGCCGCGCCTccatggaggcgacggaggCCTTGGCCAAGTCGGCCTCTTCCCTGGCCTTTGCAACCTCCTCGCAAGCGGACCGGGCCTtggcctcggcctcctccgcttctcgccgcgcctcgcctATCTCTATCTGTTGGGCGGCGTCCTTGTCCGCTGCCTTTGCTgctgcctccgccgcggcgagctcggaggTCACCCGGCTCAGCTCGTCGTTGAGAGATAGGATGGACGCTGACGAGAGCCCTTCCCTCCGCCGCagcgcggcgagctccgcctTCTCCTTGGCCAGTTCATCTcccatcgcggcggcggcggcgcgcaggcacTTGGCCTCGTCCTTGGCTCTCTCCACGCTCGCCTTCACGTCCTGAAGCTCCTTGCTCATCTTCTCCAGCGCCGGCAGGGTGGGTTTATCATCATCGCCGCCGTGGCAAGCGagcagctcgagctcggcttTTAGGCTCGCCAGCAGTTCTGAAGCCGCCTCCGCCTTCATCTCGACATCGCAGGCCGCCATCAGCTGAGCTCGTAGCCTCTTGGCCTCCTGCTGGGCATCCTCCAGCTCCATCTGCCACTGCGACTTGTCCTGCTCCAACGCCAGCGCGAGGCTCAGCCTCTTCTCCTCCGCCTCCACGAGAGCGGCGCGCGAAGACTCGAGCTCCGCTTTCAGCGCGATGAGCTCCGCGGCGAGGTGCTCGACGGCCTTGGCAGTCTCCCGCGACTCCGCGGAGGCCTCCCGCGCtcgcgccaccaccgcgcccgcctcggcagcggcggccgcgcaCACCTTCTCCCGCGACTGGAgctccgctcgcgccgcccgcaGGTCCGCCTTGGCGGCGGCTCTCTCGCTGGCGGCGCGCTGCGCCTCCCCGAGGCGGCGGTCGGCCAGGTCGGCTTCGTGCCGCGCTTGGGCCTCCTCGATCTGCGCCTTCTTGAGGTTGAGCCTCAGCTTATCGGCCGCGCTGGTGGTGGTGTTGAGCTCCTGCAGCAGAGCTTGTGCCTCTGCCTCCATTGACCTCTCTCTCATGTGGTGCTCCGTGGCCGTCTCTTCCTGCACCTTGTCGGAGCAGTCATCATGGGCTTGCTTGCGTTTCTGTGTCATGAAATATGATcgtcatcattatcatcatcatctgaaACTAAGTAGTAAGAGAGAAGATTGGAATTGCACAATGCATAGCATAGGTACCTCTCTCCAATCAAGGATGCCCCCGAATTTGGTGACGGCGCCTTTTACGGAATCGATGGGCGCGGCGGTGTCGACGTGCGACTTGGGATGGATAACCTCGATGGAGCCACTGGCGATCTCTGATTCTTGCGTCGTTTCATCTTGCTGTTGGTGCTCCTGGCCGTCTTGTTGAGAATGTTGGTGAGAGGTGGATGGAGGCGATGCGGGAGCGATGGAGGTCCCTTGAAGGTTAGCTTCCTCCATCCAGCAGCCGCAGCCACAGCATAGGTGTATGATGTACAAGAAATGTCTGACGATGGAGCATCGTAccaggaggagaggagaggagaggagaagaaTCATCAAATGATCAGCCGCCTTGCATTACTTGATTGATTGACTCGCCAAAAAATTAAAGGTATGAAAATCAGCAATCACCACCACAAATGCAAACGCGATTGGTCCTTGCTCTCACAATTGCTACGGTACGGTACCTCCCCCCAGGCATGGCCCTTGTTGTCTTTCTTCAGATCGAAAATGATTCAGGCTCGTTCTTGCTTCCAAATTCAACAAGGCGAATGCAGCGGCAGAAAAAATAGGGGACGTGGAGGCAGGCAGCGAAAGGTAGGTACCTGGATGGTCCCTTGGATTCGTCCTCGTCTCCTTGCTCGGTTTCTCGCTGGAAGTCCGTCGATGAGATATTGGGCTGGCTGGGCACAACCAATCCTTTCTGCTTTGGTTGGCCGGCCGTTGAGAAGAGAGGACTGACTCtccagggagggagggagggggaaatGTGGTGGGGAGAGAAGCTCGGGGAGGGAGCTTGCCTTAccttacctttttttttttgaaatcttACTCTTTGTTTTTTGGAAGATTTGAAACCTTACCTTTATTTTAGAAAACCGAGGCTGTATTTCACATATAATAAGGGGGTAAAAGTTTACATGGCAACTCTTACACAAGCACCCTTGAACAAAAAGAAAACTACATTTTGGTCCATACAATGGTCTCCCAGTTGTCTAACTGTCGCCGGCGAATTGAGGAGTCCCTCAATGAGCAGCCACCGAACTAGAGGTAGGAGAAGATGCACGACAAGGTCGACGCCAACAGGAAGCACAAGCTGCAGAGGACCACCCTCCCAGCAAGATTTAGCTCCGCGGACTGCAACTGACAGCGAGCACAATCTAGAACTAGAGAAGTAGCTACCTATCCTATATACACCCGCACGTGGATTCCTCGACCTAGCTCCATCTGTGACGCTACTCCGGCCGCCGAAGAAGGAGGGGTCTGGCGGAATCACCGCAGGGAGAGCTCTCCGCCTCTTTTTTTCCCCCTACAACCGTAGCTGAGGAAAAGAATGGAAGGACTAAAGCGCAATCGGCTCAACAGTTGCGGCTCGTGGATGAGACGGGTCCATCCTCCATGGCTTACCTGGGCCTCATCCATAGCCCACTGGAGGCCCAGAAGGCCACTGTTGCTGCGGACGCCGACGGGCGGAGCGGAGTCCACACCACACACTGTCCTGGCCGCGGctcagccgccgctcgcccgccaccaccaccgctccGATAGGTAGGATGAGGCCACCGGTGAGCAGGGCGGCCTTCGCGTCCGTCCTCTTGGGCCGCCGCGCTTCTCCGGTCGCCGCCCgctgcgcctcctcctcggtCGCCGCCGTTACTGCTGCCTACGGTGAGGCCAAAACCCAGGACAATCTTCGGTTTAGTATTCGGTACGAATCAATCAATCCAATTCATTACCAAATGAGCTGTGTGCCTTGTGATGCCCTCTGTTTGGATTGTACCCATCTACTCCGTTAACTACAATCAACGGCCAGCCAACAAATCCATTTCTTCCCTTAATGCCATTTGGGTTTCTAACAATTTTCCTGCTCAAATCCAGACCATGCATCCTTTGTTAAGGAAATTGCCGCAACCGATCCACCGGAGCATCTCGACTCTCTCTTGAACGTGCTTCAGGCACGAGGTACGACGCAAAATTGGCATTTTCTTGCTTTTTTCGTTGCTTCTCTCTTGTGCATATCTGCTGAATGGGAGCCCTATTTACTGGTCCGTGTTCGTTTTTCTGACATAGGGCAAATTTGCTAGAATTCGAGTTCCTGGTTGATTTTTGGCTGCAGCAATCGCACTGTTCAAATCTAGCTGTTGGGACTTACCTAGGACCCTCTCGATCTTGACCACACAAATATATTTGACAGGTGAAAAGATTGTTTCTCCTGGAGCAAAAACAGGCTTGATTCCGGTGGTTGTTCCTTTATCAGAAAGTCCAGCAGGTTCGGATGCCTTATGGTTTGAGCGAATTACTTGATCGCAAACATTTGTGATCTAGGTTTGACAAGTCTCTGGCTTTACCTGACATCATCTGTCAAAAATATAGGTAATTTAACATCCCTGCTTAGATGGCCAACTGCTCCAACTGGGTACATTGCCACTCCATGCGCTGCGAATTTTACATCCATTCTATACATCTTTGACAATGGCAATCTAATCAAATGCGTATGCATCCACTTGCCCTTCAGGATGGAGATGCCTGTAGTGGAAGTTCGTAAGCATGGATTGTGGCTTTTGGCTAAGAATGTAAGTTTATATTGTTTCTTGTTACTAGTGTCTCGCCTTATTGTAAATGAAAAGTATGCGATAACTATCTGTTCACAGTTTTACTCAATATTTATCAGGTGAAACAATATATTCACAGAATACTTGTTGAGGCTGACATCAATGGTAATGCTGGTGACGATGTATGGGCTGCTGTGGGCGAAGCTGGTGAAAACCTTTACACTAAAGGTGACTTCAAAGGGTCACAACTGGCGGATCTTGATGTCTATTTGTTGAAGAAGGTTGAAAGATACACATTAATTCCAAATTACTGAGTTTCAAGGCAGCTTTTTGTACTGATGCTTTTTTTGTAGGTTGGACTTTTCCCCGATGTTATAGAGAGGAAAACATTACGCCATCTAGAGAAAGGAGATAATGTAAAACTCCTAGATCTTCTAAGAGATGCATCAGTCTTCTTTGGATACTAATTTTTAATATGCTTCAGTTTTTCCCTTCAGGTCTCAGCTCTTATCACTGGAGAATTCTACAGTAGAGATCAATTTCCTGGATTTGGAAGACCCTTTGTGTTCAATGCAGAGATTTTAAAGAGGTATTACATAACATGAGCAGTTTAATTTCCTGATTTAATtacaaaatgcaagaaaaaaatattggacACATGTAGAATTTGCTCTCAAACAAGTCTGAACTCTCTGACCTGAAAAAGTCAGTTATGCATTGCTGACTGTGGCCACTGCAGTGCCATATATTGTAATTGTGATAAATTTCCCATGCACAAAGGCCTGAGAGGAATTTAATGTTATCCTCTATTCCTACTTTATCTAGttgtttttttgttgttgttgttaagaGTCGGGCGGACATCTGAAGCCAAAGATTCAGCTCGTTCAGCTTTGAAGTCACCATGGTGGACACTAGGCTGCAGTTACGAAGTATGATTTCTCTGGCCTCTTCATGTTTTTGCCTATATGGCTATCACCCATCAAATATTTCCCTATCGTCTTAAGGTCACTCTTAGTGAAACTAAAGACTAACAGATATAACGTTTTCATGAAACAGGAGGCTGCTGAATTAGCTGGGTGGGAGGATGAGCAGATCGAGTTTATAAGAGAGAAGATAACCGAGGAGGGAAAGCGTGAGGATCTGAAGAAAGGGAAAGCTCCAGAACAGGTCCCTAGTGACAGactcttcttaacttcttctggTTATAATGGCCAATATTTTCTTGGCTGACGCCATCACCTTTGCTGCTTTCCTGCACCCAGGTGGTTCTTGACGAGGCAGCATTTCTAATGGACTTAGCATATGTGGATGGTAACTGGGATGATGTGGTGGACCGGATTGCTGAGTGTTACAGAGAAGCTGGGCTTGGTGACATTGCAAAATTCATTGCCTACAGGGAATAGATGTTAGATTC from Panicum virgatum strain AP13 chromosome 9K, P.virgatum_v5, whole genome shotgun sequence encodes:
- the LOC120647602 gene encoding protein WEAK CHLOROPLAST MOVEMENT UNDER BLUE LIGHT 1-like, whose protein sequence is MEEANLQGTSIAPASPPSTSHQHSQQDGQEHQQQDETTQESEIASGSIEVIHPKSHVDTAAPIDSVKGAVTKFGGILDWREKRKQAHDDCSDKVQEETATEHHMRERSMEAEAQALLQELNTTTSAADKLRLNLKKAQIEEAQARHEADLADRRLGEAQRAASERAAAKADLRAARAELQSREKVCAAAAAEAGAVVARAREASAESRETAKAVEHLAAELIALKAELESSRAALVEAEEKRLSLALALEQDKSQWQMELEDAQQEAKRLRAQLMAACDVEMKAEAASELLASLKAELELLACHGGDDDKPTLPALEKMSKELQDVKASVERAKDEAKCLRAAAAAMGDELAKEKAELAALRRREGLSSASILSLNDELSRVTSELAAAEAAAKAADKDAAQQIEIGEARREAEEAEAKARSACEEVAKAREEADLAKASVASMEARLEAVKREILAATTSEEVATATAAALVQPSNKSQQMQSKAVEEAGGVTLAVEEYEELSRRARETEEKAGKRVMEAVKLIKEAKDAEVRSLEKLAKQERQTEQRRQALEAATLEAEEAEFDKLSAERELRQWHAEHDPQRRGDGESSSSPRTGKGLAEISVLDDGRGNPHILSPRGGYMPRTELMGSTAEAEADADADADARQRKTTFFPRLVMFLARKRAAAQSWK
- the LOC120647605 gene encoding protein IN CHLOROPLAST ATPASE BIOGENESIS, chloroplastic-like, yielding MRPPVSRAAFASVLLGRRASPVAARCASSSVAAVTAAYDHASFVKEIAATDPPEHLDSLLNVLQARGEKIVSPGAKTGLIPVVVPLSESPAGNLTSLLRWPTAPTGMEMPVVEVRKHGLWLLAKNVKQYIHRILVEADINGNAGDDVWAAVGEAGENLYTKGDFKGSQLADLDVYLLKKVGLFPDVIERKTLRHLEKGDNVSALITGEFYSRDQFPGFGRPFVFNAEILKRVGRTSEAKDSARSALKSPWWTLGCSYEEAAELAGWEDEQIEFIREKITEEGKREDLKKGKAPEQVVLDEAAFLMDLAYVDGNWDDVVDRIAECYREAGLGDIAKFIAYRE